The following proteins come from a genomic window of Gossypium raimondii isolate GPD5lz chromosome 5, ASM2569854v1, whole genome shotgun sequence:
- the LOC105768019 gene encoding pentatricopeptide repeat-containing protein At3g29230 codes for MAKIAQKPPHWILEETFISLIQSCKTLKHLLQIQTQIFTRGFDQNRYITPRFTTACVQLKQMGIAQKLFDRNPDPNTALWNSMIKGYAENGFYKKVILSFSQMKNISFSAPNCYTFPIVLKSCLKCNALREGEEVHCVVIKSGFKGNPFVETSLMEMYSGCRLIGAAYRIFNEMVDRNIVAWTSMINGFIFCHDLVKARCLFDLAPQRDIVLWNTMVSGYIGVGEMVEARKLFDQMPKKDVMSWNTILQGYAINGDVEACERLFEEIPEKNAFSWNGLIGGYVRNGFFLEVLDAFKMMLIDGNVLPNDVTLVTVLTACARLGALDLGKWVHVYAENNGYKGNVYVGNALIDLYAKCGMIKDAVDVFKSMSKKDLISWNTIIGGLAMHGRGADALDLFCQMKNSGIIPDGITFIGVLCACTHMGLVEDGLSYFQSMVEDYSIEPQIEQYGCMVDLLARAGLLLQALDFVKKMPMEADAVIWAALLGASRVYRNVEVAELALEQLDKLEPKNPANFVTLANIYGDLGRWKDVARLKVAMRDTGYKKVPGCSSIEVNDCVVEFYSLDESHPETKEIYGALRGLTKLCRSCGYIPHVQEFGYGD; via the coding sequence ATGGCTAAAATTGCCCAAAAGCCTCCTCATTGGATTCTTGAAGAGACGTTTATTTCTCTCATACAATCATGTAAGACCTTAAAACATCTCCTCCAAATCCAAACGCAAATATTCACTCGTGGCTTTGACCAAAACCGTTATATTACTCCAAGATTTACGACGGCATGTGTCCAACTGAAGCAAATGGGCATTGCACAGAAATTGTTTGATAGAAATCCTGACCCAAACACAGCTCTATGGAATTCAATGATTAAAGGGTATGCAGAAAATGGGTTTTATAAGAAAGTTATACTCTCGTTTAGTCAAATGAAAAACATATCTTTTTCTGCACCCAATTGCTATACTTTTCCTATTGTTCTTAAATCCTGTTTGAAGTGTAATGCTTTAAGAGAAGGCGAGGAGGTGCACTGTGTTGTGATAAAGAGTGGTTTTAAAGGAAACCCTTTCGTGGAAACTTCGTTAATGGAGATGTATTCAGGTTGTAGACTGATAGGAGCAGCTTATAGAATATTTAATGAAATGGTTGACAGGAATATTGTTGCTTGGACTTCAATGATTAATGGGTTTATCTTTTGTCATGATTTAGTTAAGGCAAGGTGTCTTTTTGATTTGGCGCCTCAGCGTGATATTGTGTTGTGGAATACTATGGTTTCGGGTTATATTGGGGTGGGGGAAATGGTGGAAGCAAGGAAGCTTTTTGATCAGATGCCTAAAAAGGATGTAATGTCGTGGAATACAATTTTGCAGGGCTATGCAATTAATGGGGATGTTGAGGCTTGTGAGAGGTTGTTTGAAGAGATTCCTGAGAAGAATGCTTTCTCGTGGAATGGACTGATAGGAGGGTATGTAAGGAATGGGTTTTTCTTGGAGGTTTTGGATGCTTTCAAGATGATGCTAATAGATGGTAATGTTCTTCCTAATGATGTTACACTTGTAACTGTGTTAACTGCATGTGCTAGATTAGGAGCTTTGGATTTGGGTAAGTGGGTTCATGTTTATGCAGAGAACAATGGATATAAAGGAAATGTTTATGTTGGGAATGCGTTAATTGATTTGTATGCAAAATGTGGGATGATAAAGGATGCGGTTGATGTGTTCAAAAGCATGAGCAAGAAGGATTTGATAAGTTGGAACACAATAATTGGGGGCTTAGCAATGCATGGGCGTGGAGCTGATGCTTTAGATCTCTTTTGTCAAATGAAGAATAGTGGAATCATTCCAGATGGAATTACCTTCATAGGTGTTCTGTGTGCATGTACGCATATGGGTTTAGTTGAAGATGGCCTTTCATATTTCCAGTCTATGGTAGAGGATTACTCAATTGAACCTCAAATTGAGCAATATGGTTGTATGGTTGACCTTCTAGCCCGAGCTGGTCTTTTATTACAGGCTCTGGATTTTGTGAAGAAGATGCCTATGGAGGCTGATGCTGTTATTTGGGCTGCCTTACTTGGAGCATCTCGTGTTTACAGAAATGTTGAAGTTGCTGAATTAGCTCTTGAACAGCTTGATAAACTTGAGCCAAAAAATCCTGCTAATTTTGTCACACTTGCAAACATATATGGGGATCTTGGTAGGTGGAAAGACGTGGCAAGATTAAAAGTTGCAATGCGAGATACTGGTTATAAAAAAGTACCTGGATGTAGCTCAATTGAGGTTAATGACTGTGTAGTTGAGTTTTACTCCTTAGATGAGAGCCACCCTGAAACAAAGGAAATATATGGAGCCTTGAGGGGATTGACTAAACTATGTAGATCATGTGGATATATACCACATGTTCAAGAGTTTGGATATGGGGACTGA